The following are from one region of the Calditerricola satsumensis genome:
- a CDS encoding ABC transporter ATP-binding protein, with protein MARVVLRGIAKMFGRDAVLDGLDLYVPDGSFTVLVGPSGCGKSTTLRIIAGLEKETRGEIWIGDEKVNDLPPGKRDVAMVFQNYALYPTMTVRENIEFGLKNRKVPRAERRRLINEVAEIVGLADCLDRKPGSLSGGQRQRVALARAMVKKPRVFLMDEPLSNLDAAMRHQMREELKQLHRRLGATFLYVTHDQVEALSMGDQIVVMQGGKVQQAAPPTEIYRCPANLFVARFIGMPAMNILSARVCADGRELKFLGEAQRGAFRGTVALPDAQAVMLKPRNGAEIFVGIRPEAVGLAEACSAGGEEFRGFRVRGTVTAREILGADAIYRIETEIGTMTVKRGSETLLAERQPVTLFCPYSELHFFDGQTQQRIGGDPRDAGGQDMMARRRAAPTARTWAHAREPVLEPVGGGQQGERG; from the coding sequence ATGGCCCGAGTTGTTTTGCGCGGGATCGCCAAAATGTTTGGCCGCGATGCGGTGCTCGACGGCTTGGACTTGTACGTGCCGGACGGTTCCTTCACGGTGCTGGTGGGCCCTTCGGGGTGCGGCAAATCGACGACGCTGCGAATCATCGCCGGCTTGGAAAAGGAAACGCGCGGCGAGATCTGGATCGGGGACGAAAAGGTGAACGATCTGCCGCCGGGAAAGCGGGATGTGGCCATGGTGTTCCAGAACTACGCGCTGTACCCGACGATGACGGTGCGGGAGAACATCGAGTTCGGGCTGAAGAATCGCAAAGTGCCGAGGGCGGAACGGCGCAGGTTGATCAACGAAGTGGCGGAAATTGTGGGCCTCGCGGATTGCCTCGACCGGAAGCCGGGCTCCTTGTCCGGAGGGCAGCGGCAACGCGTGGCGTTGGCGCGGGCGATGGTCAAAAAACCGCGGGTCTTTTTGATGGACGAACCGCTTTCGAACCTCGACGCGGCGATGCGCCACCAGATGCGCGAGGAGCTCAAACAGTTGCATCGCCGGCTGGGGGCGACGTTTCTCTACGTGACCCACGATCAGGTCGAGGCGCTGTCGATGGGCGACCAGATCGTCGTGATGCAGGGGGGCAAGGTCCAGCAAGCGGCACCGCCGACGGAGATCTACCGTTGCCCGGCCAATCTGTTCGTCGCCCGCTTCATCGGGATGCCCGCGATGAACATCCTTTCCGCAAGGGTGTGCGCCGACGGGCGGGAATTGAAGTTTCTGGGCGAGGCGCAGCGGGGCGCTTTTCGCGGGACGGTTGCGCTGCCGGACGCGCAAGCCGTAATGCTGAAACCGCGCAATGGGGCGGAGATTTTTGTCGGCATCCGTCCGGAAGCAGTCGGGCTTGCGGAGGCATGTTCCGCGGGAGGGGAAGAATTCCGCGGATTCCGCGTGCGGGGGACGGTCACCGCGCGGGAGATCCTCGGTGCGGACGCGATCTATCGGATTGAAACGGAGATCGGCACGATGACGGTCAAGCGCGGTTCCGAGACGCTCTTGGCGGAACGGCAGCCGGTCACCCTGTTTTGCCCGTATTCGGAGCTCCACTTTTTTGATGGCCAAACCCAGCAGAGGATCGGCGGGGACCCCCGTGATGCCGGTGGCCAGGACATGATGGCGCGCCGGAGGGCGGCACCGACGGCCAGGACATGGGCGCATGCGAGGGAGCCGGTGCTCGAACCCGTCGGGGGAGGGCAGCAGGGGGAGAGAGGATGA